A DNA window from Shewanella baltica contains the following coding sequences:
- a CDS encoding phosphoethanolamine transferase, giving the protein MLARFKTLSVNRFTFITALFYVCIFNIPLFGIIKKGIEKQPDVDPIFIATMPLFLAFALSFVFSLFTVKYLVKPFFIILTLLSSSVFFAAYQYNVVFDYGMIENTFQTNHAEALMYVNFASIMNMLLTGILPAYLIYKADIQYQPFFKELLHKVLFMLAMLAGLGIIAFFYFQDYAAFGRNNDELKRYIVPTYFIGAASKYINVHYLQTPIEYQPLGLDAKNVSANPNGKPNLLVLVVGETARSMSYQYYGYDKPTNAHTQDQGLIVFKDTSSCGTATAVSLPCMFSRMGREDYDSRRAYAQDTAVDVLNHGGIKVQWFDNDSGCKGVCDQVENISIDLNSDPELCTGQYCFDQVLLNKLDETLATAERKDTVIVLHVIGSHGPTYFLRYPPEHRKFTPDCQRSDIQNCSPDELMNTYDNTILYTDYIISEVVKKLQNQQDKFDPAMLYLSDHGESLGEKGMYLHGAPYSIAPIEQTSIPMLAWVSEDFSKDNHLDMACLAEHAAKGGFSHDNLFDSLLGLMNVKTEVYQPKLDIFASCRG; this is encoded by the coding sequence GTGCTAGCAAGATTTAAGACTCTATCGGTGAATCGATTCACTTTTATCACAGCGTTATTTTACGTTTGTATCTTCAATATCCCACTATTCGGCATCATTAAAAAAGGCATAGAAAAACAACCAGATGTCGATCCTATCTTCATCGCCACTATGCCGTTGTTTTTAGCCTTTGCCCTCAGCTTTGTGTTTTCCTTATTTACGGTGAAGTACCTCGTTAAGCCGTTTTTCATCATACTCACCTTGCTGTCATCGAGTGTGTTCTTCGCCGCCTATCAATACAATGTCGTGTTTGATTACGGCATGATAGAAAACACCTTTCAAACCAATCATGCTGAAGCGCTGATGTATGTGAATTTCGCTTCGATAATGAATATGTTACTGACAGGGATTTTACCTGCGTACCTTATCTATAAGGCCGATATTCAGTACCAGCCTTTTTTCAAAGAGTTACTACATAAAGTGCTGTTTATGCTGGCGATGTTGGCGGGACTCGGCATTATTGCTTTCTTTTATTTCCAAGATTACGCCGCCTTTGGCCGTAACAACGACGAGCTAAAACGTTATATCGTGCCGACGTATTTTATTGGCGCTGCGTCTAAGTACATTAATGTGCACTACTTACAAACGCCGATTGAATATCAGCCACTGGGTCTCGATGCTAAAAATGTCAGTGCCAACCCTAATGGTAAACCTAACTTATTAGTGCTTGTGGTCGGTGAAACTGCGCGTTCGATGAGTTATCAGTATTATGGTTACGACAAGCCAACCAACGCCCATACCCAAGATCAAGGCTTAATTGTCTTTAAAGATACCAGTTCATGTGGCACGGCAACGGCTGTTTCTCTTCCTTGCATGTTCTCGCGCATGGGACGGGAAGATTACGATTCTCGCCGTGCCTATGCCCAAGATACTGCGGTAGATGTGTTGAACCATGGCGGGATTAAAGTGCAATGGTTTGATAACGACTCTGGCTGTAAAGGGGTGTGCGATCAAGTTGAAAACATTTCGATTGATTTGAACAGCGATCCTGAGTTGTGTACTGGCCAATATTGTTTCGACCAAGTGTTACTCAACAAATTAGATGAAACCTTGGCCACTGCAGAACGCAAAGATACTGTGATTGTGTTGCATGTGATTGGTAGCCATGGACCGACGTATTTCTTACGTTATCCACCGGAGCACCGTAAGTTCACACCGGATTGTCAGCGCAGCGATATCCAAAACTGTAGCCCAGATGAGCTGATGAACACCTACGACAACACCATTTTGTATACTGACTACATCATCAGCGAAGTAGTGAAAAAGTTACAAAATCAGCAAGATAAATTTGATCCCGCTATGTTGTATCTCAGCGACCACGGCGAGTCTTTAGGTGAGAAGGGCATGTATTTACATGGCGCACCTTACAGCATTGCGCCAATCGAACAGACGAGTATTCCTATGCTTGCTTGGGTATCTGAGGATTTTAGTAAAGATAACCACTTAGACATGGCCTGTTTAGCTGAGCACGCGGCGAAGGGCGGTTTCTCCCATGACAATTTATTCGACAGTCTTTTAGGCCTAATGAATGTCAAGACCGAGGTATATCAACCTAAGTTAGATATCTTTGCCAGTTGCCGAGGTTAA
- a CDS encoding GGDEF domain-containing protein — MSSTAENKELDPAAQILRLAVPQMSALDIPVTPENYTVWYEYFAGTNLDLNRAIDGFLANSVSFTKEVNTSLYKNFIQEQSPEVIENVQIETQILINSLLSKISQLSQGTAAFSGSLAEFGLRLQTNPDINTLNELVDGVVDEMQMLLINNREMEQSLCTMGQEVQNLKSEMENLSLAAMTDQLTSLHNRRAYKLSIQDQIYLSQDHQTRCSLLLIDIDNFKAFNDTYGHLTGDKVLAYVALALKQCVRGDDFVARYGGEEFVVVLPNTHFHDALQVAENLRERISERRLTIGKDKKLSLGAITVSIGLASLQQGDDAETLFSRADKALYQAKAEGRNCVRG; from the coding sequence ATGTCTTCTACTGCAGAAAATAAAGAGCTTGATCCTGCCGCGCAAATTTTGCGTTTGGCCGTACCGCAAATGTCTGCCCTCGATATCCCCGTTACACCTGAAAACTACACTGTTTGGTATGAATATTTTGCAGGGACAAATCTCGATTTAAACCGTGCGATTGATGGCTTTCTGGCAAATTCGGTCTCTTTTACTAAGGAGGTCAATACCAGCCTGTATAAGAACTTTATTCAAGAACAGTCACCCGAAGTGATTGAAAATGTGCAGATTGAAACGCAAATCCTGATCAATAGTTTGTTAAGTAAAATCAGCCAGTTGAGTCAAGGCACCGCGGCGTTTTCAGGTTCATTAGCCGAGTTTGGTTTACGCCTACAGACGAATCCCGACATTAATACCTTAAACGAGCTGGTTGACGGTGTAGTCGATGAAATGCAGATGCTACTCATCAACAACCGTGAGATGGAGCAAAGCCTGTGCACCATGGGCCAAGAAGTGCAAAATCTTAAATCGGAAATGGAAAACCTGAGCCTAGCAGCGATGACAGACCAATTAACCTCGCTGCACAATCGCCGTGCCTATAAATTGAGTATTCAAGATCAAATCTACCTCTCCCAAGATCATCAAACCCGTTGCAGTCTTTTGCTGATCGATATCGATAATTTTAAAGCCTTTAACGACACCTATGGCCATTTGACCGGCGATAAAGTGTTGGCCTATGTCGCATTAGCCTTAAAACAATGTGTGCGAGGGGATGACTTTGTGGCGCGCTATGGCGGCGAAGAATTTGTGGTGGTGTTACCGAACACTCATTTTCACGATGCATTACAAGTGGCTGAAAATTTACGGGAACGTATATCTGAGCGCCGCTTAACCATAGGAAAAGACAAAAAGCTTTCCCTTGGCGCAATTACTGTTTCGATTGGTCTCGCTTCATTACAGCAAGGCGACGATGCAGAAACCCTATTCAGTCGCGCCGACAAAGCGCTGTATCAAGCGAAGGCTGAAGGCCGTAACTGCGTGAGAGGTTAA
- a CDS encoding IS3-like element ISSba5 family transposase (programmed frameshift) → MRSTTRKTFSAEFKLEAAQLVLDKNHSIIEAAKAMNVGKSTMDKWVRQLKLERQGGIPKASPITPEQIEIRELKKQIARLEEHNLIPKKGYRSLDVRLDEQFTLISALKQSHSILTICNAFKVHRSSYKYWLKRKEHIDADFTILCSEVKAAHRISHGSAGARTIAQLVTNKGIGLSRYRARNLMKKLGLLSCQQPKHSYRKATQEHVAIPNTLNRQFAVTQPDQVWCGDVTYVWVGNRWAYLAVVLDLFSRKPVGWALSLSPDSELTCKALKMAFELRGKPENVIYHSDQGSHYTSLKFRQLIWRLQIEQSMSRRGNCWDNAPMERFFRSLKSEWIPASGYGNFTEADKEITNYITGYYSETRPHQYNGGLTPNESERLYWNDSKTVANFT, encoded by the exons ATGAGATCGACAACCAGAAAAACATTTAGTGCTGAATTCAAACTTGAAGCAGCCCAATTAGTCCTCGATAAAAACCATAGCATCATCGAAGCTGCAAAGGCGATGAACGTAGGTAAATCCACTATGGATAAATGGGTGAGACAGTTAAAACTAGAACGCCAGGGTGGCATACCAAAAGCATCTCCGATTACCCCTGAACAAATTGAAATCCGTGAGCTGAAGAAGCAAATAGCTCGTCTTGAGGAGCACAATCTTATCC CTAAAAAAGGCTACCGCTCTCTTGATGTCAGACTCGATGAACAATTTACGCTAATCAGCGCACTCAAGCAGAGCCACTCTATTCTCACAATTTGTAATGCATTCAAAGTGCATCGAAGTAGCTATAAGTATTGGCTAAAAAGAAAAGAACATATTGATGCAGACTTTACTATTTTATGCAGTGAAGTGAAGGCCGCACATCGTATTAGTCATGGCTCTGCCGGTGCGCGAACGATAGCGCAATTAGTGACTAACAAAGGGATTGGCCTCAGTCGTTATCGAGCCCGTAATCTAATGAAAAAGCTTGGGTTATTAAGCTGTCAGCAGCCTAAGCATTCTTATCGGAAAGCGACACAAGAGCATGTTGCAATCCCCAATACGCTTAATCGACAATTTGCAGTAACTCAACCAGATCAAGTGTGGTGTGGCGACGTGACGTATGTTTGGGTCGGTAATCGTTGGGCCTATCTAGCCGTTGTTTTAGACTTATTTTCCCGCAAACCTGTTGGATGGGCTTTGTCATTATCACCAGATAGTGAGCTGACCTGTAAAGCTTTGAAAATGGCATTTGAGTTAAGGGGTAAGCCTGAGAATGTGATATATCACAGCGATCAAGGTTCACATTACACGAGCTTGAAATTCAGACAATTAATATGGCGTCTTCAGATTGAGCAAAGTATGAGTCGTCGCGGGAATTGTTGGGATAACGCACCAATGGAGCGTTTCTTTAGAAGTTTGAAATCTGAGTGGATACCCGCAAGTGGTTATGGGAATTTTACAGAAGCAGATAAAGAGATCACAAATTACATCACTGGATATTACAGTGAGACCAGACCCCATCAATATAATGGTGGGTTAACGCCAAATGAGTCAGAACGTTTATATTGGAATGACTCTAAAACCGTGGCCAATTTTACTTGA
- a CDS encoding IS110 family transposase: MDIKVIGIDLAKNVFQVCVCLMDNSVMTNKKVNRNKLLDKIRQFPEGSLIAMEACGTAHYWGRQFQALGYQVQLIPAQHVKPFVANQKNDANDALAICEAVFRPNIHMVPVKTVEQQDIKALRCVRSRLVQNRTAMVNQIRSLASESGVIFSVGRLQLQASLSRILANNEHELSHTLHYLLKLLYEDLCVLNERINQIERDIKALCQIQPRYNALLSIPGFGPLVTASFMSELGSGHQFKNGRQLSAWCGLVPSQSSSGGKVRLGSITKNGSSELRVLLIHGARAVGRFASKRDDRLGRWFNALALRQGRHKAVVALANKIARIGWRILTSNDNFDVNKAFA, translated from the coding sequence ATGGATATTAAAGTTATTGGTATCGATTTAGCCAAAAATGTTTTTCAAGTTTGTGTTTGTCTTATGGATAACTCAGTCATGACTAACAAAAAGGTTAACAGAAACAAGCTGCTCGATAAAATTAGACAATTCCCCGAAGGTAGTCTTATTGCTATGGAGGCCTGTGGTACGGCGCATTACTGGGGAAGACAATTTCAAGCTCTTGGTTATCAAGTGCAATTGATCCCTGCTCAACATGTTAAGCCATTTGTTGCAAACCAAAAGAATGATGCCAACGATGCCCTCGCTATATGCGAAGCGGTTTTCAGACCTAATATCCACATGGTTCCAGTTAAAACTGTTGAGCAACAAGACATTAAAGCATTACGTTGTGTACGTAGTCGTCTCGTTCAAAATCGAACCGCCATGGTCAATCAAATTCGAAGCCTAGCGAGCGAGTCTGGTGTGATCTTCTCTGTCGGCAGGTTGCAATTACAAGCGTCACTTAGCCGTATTTTAGCAAATAATGAGCATGAACTGTCTCATACGCTTCATTACCTGTTAAAACTTTTATATGAAGATTTATGTGTTTTAAATGAGAGAATTAATCAAATCGAGCGCGACATTAAAGCGCTATGTCAAATCCAACCTCGCTACAATGCATTGCTGTCGATCCCTGGCTTTGGACCATTAGTCACAGCAAGCTTTATGAGTGAATTAGGTTCGGGTCATCAATTTAAAAATGGCCGGCAATTATCTGCATGGTGTGGCTTAGTGCCATCGCAATCGAGTTCTGGTGGAAAAGTTCGACTAGGATCGATCACGAAAAATGGCAGCTCAGAACTACGTGTTTTACTCATCCATGGCGCCAGAGCCGTTGGCCGATTTGCGAGCAAACGTGATGATAGACTTGGGCGATGGTTTAATGCACTTGCGTTAAGGCAAGGTCGACACAAAGCCGTTGTCGCATTGGCCAATAAAATAGCGCGTATAGGATGGCGGATCCTCACGAGTAACGATAATTTCGACGTTAATAAAGCGTTTGCGTAA